CTAGAGTGCCGGGGAAAAATGAACAGACATTCTCATAATGAGAGCATGGTGCAATAATTTTGTTCGAAATAAGAAATCCTATAATTGATAAGATAAGAAGAACACAAAAGGCTATCAATGTAAGAAAAAAGATCTATGTGATCGTGtttaaaccaaaaaaaaaaaaactcaaaccCTATACTACAAGGACAATGAGAGGCcaacttttttcttttgaaagcaATGAGAGGTCAACCTCAACACCATAAGAAGATCATATACTTTACTTGCAAACCACATGAGTAGAACACGATGAAATCTTTAGAGACTCCTCCCATGCATGTCCCTTTGGTCCTCTTCTTGGATCAAGAAAATCCATGGCAAACATCCCCAGCCACCCAAGCAAAAAGCTCACTCGACCCaaccctcccctccctccaacCGGTGGCGAGCGAGGAAGACACACGCAGGGCCACACGTGCGGCCGCCGCATCctcgggagggagggagggagggaggcgataAGCCCCGGCGCATCGCGGCCGTCCGTTTCGAATTCACGCTTCCCAACGGTCGCGccacccgctccgccgcccaccCACCCGCGCGCCACTGACCTCTCGGCCTCCCGCCGCCCGGGCCCacgcgtcggtggcggcggccggcggagctATTTAGCTCCGGGAGCCTAGGCTTCGTGGGGGACCCATCCTGACGCGAACCCTAGTGCGGGACACGTCACGCGCCGGCGGgggggcagggcagggcagcaTGGGCAGGAGCCATAAGAAGGGCaagcgcggcgccgccgccgacgccgagacCATGGCTtccgcggaggaggagcagcagcaggatctGCTGCCGGTtcccgcggaggcggcggcggcggccaacggGGACGAGGCTCCGGCCGGGGagtcggcagcggcggggcgggaCTCGTCGCCGGAGCGGGACGGCGGGGAGGCGGAgcggctgcagcacctcaaccgaATGCTCGCCGTCAGGGCCAAGGAGGAGCataggcgggcggcggcgctcgaggcGCAGCTCGGTGAGGTCTCCGAGGACGCCGACGCGCTCGCCGCAGCGGAGCGCGGGGTGCTcctggcggcgctggcggcccCGCTCCGcaccgcggaggaggagcgcgcggcgCTTGGGGCGCgcctcgcggcggcgcgggaggcgctcgggcgcgcggaggaggaggcggcgcgcgaggcggcggcgggggccgaggccgccgcgcggctcgaggctgccgccgccgagaaCCGGTCGCTCTCGGAGCGGATTGACGCCAAGGgtgccgaggcggcggcggcggccgagaaaGTCGCCGGATTGGAGGCTTTGGTCGCCGGATTGGAGGCGAAGAGCTCGGAGCTGCGAGCGGAGATGGCCGAATTGGAGAAGCAATTGGAggtggcgagggcggcggcgagtgccGTCCAGTCTCAGAAGGCGGAGGTGGAATCAAGCTTCAACGAGTTGAAGAGGGACGCAGAGAGGGAAAAGCAGGAGATGGAGGGGAAGCTTCAGGAGAAGCTGAAGGAATTGGAGACCCTGCAATCGCAAAAGGTGGAGTTGGAGGCAAAGGTCAGTTCTTTGGAGGCTGAGCTCTTGGCGGCTGCTGCTAGGAAAGGTGaattggaggtggaggtggaggaaatGGAGATAGAGAAGGCCACTGCAAACAAGGAGGTGGAGATGCTCCGAGCCAAGGTTGTGGAGGTGGATAAGAAGCACAGCGCTGTGGTCACTGAAGTGTCTAGGCTCCAGAGTGAGATTGACACAGTGGAGAAGGCGAATAAGGCTGCTGCTGCGGAACATGATGCTGAGAGGAAAAGGATGGAGGCTGAATTGGAGGCACTGAAAGGGAAGGTTGACCAGATTCAGGCTGAGAAGGATGCTTCGTTGAGCATGGTTCATGATAAAGATGCTAAGGTGGGG
This genomic window from Setaria viridis chromosome 8, Setaria_viridis_v4.0, whole genome shotgun sequence contains:
- the LOC117833370 gene encoding uncharacterized protein, which encodes MGRSHKKGKRGAAADAETMASAEEEQQQDLLPVPAEAAAAANGDEAPAGESAAAGRDSSPERDGGEAERLQHLNRMLAVRAKEEHRRAAALEAQLGEVSEDADALAAAERGVLLAALAAPLRTAEEERAALGARLAAAREALGRAEEEAAREAAAGAEAAARLEAAAAENRSLSERIDAKGAEAAAAAEKVAGLEALVAGLEAKSSELRAEMAELEKQLEVARAAASAVQSQKAEVESSFNELKRDAEREKQEMEGKLQEKLKELETLQSQKVELEAKVSSLEAELLAAAARKGELEVEVEEMEIEKATANKEVEMLRAKVVEVDKKHSAVVTEVSRLQSEIDTVEKANKAAAAEHDAERKRMEAELEALKGKVDQIQAEKDASLSMVHDKDAKVGNLRDELEKLHGSMADLRALCDDLEGKNSFLEGERDLVLKALEQQKAEAEKLRLTIGELEVCNGKKDLEIGTLKEEVEGKEFQTDDLNRKLEELQLAVAEAEHSGKNEVWTWLCPATSTVIAAASFIYAARSR